Within the Acidobacteriota bacterium genome, the region TGCGGATTGCACGGCGAAAAAGGCGGGCACGACATGGCAGGCGTAGTGAAAGTCGAGCCTTAAAAAATCAGCGCAACAACCAATTGTTTCTAATGAAAAGCGGCATCCTTTCGTGCCGCTTTTTTCAATTCACCTAAAAGGTTCTACCACTCGAATCATTCAAACAATTCATTTACCCGCTACTTTATTGCGCCGTTTATTGCCTGAATCAGTTTTGGCGACCATTCAACCAGCGATTGGTTATGCGCTTGATTATATTTTTTAACCGCCGCGTTATAGGTCGGCAGCAATAATTTCTGGTCGCAGAATGCCTCAATCAATTTTTCCCGCCCCAAGGTCTTTTCAATCACCACACACATTTTCCAGCCGACGGTGTACCAGGCACCCTGCACACCGAAAAACGAAAAGCCCATCTTATTTTCTTCCTCTTCATTCAAGCGATTTTCCAGAACATCGAAGAAAAATTTTTCAACCGTTCGCAAGTCCTGATTAAAATTCGCGACATCTTTATCCCAACGAATTCGTTCTTCATCGTTACTCACCGCATGCGGGTGAACGTCCGCGCCACCGGCTGCCGCAATCATCGCAAAACCTTCACCGAATGCCCCCAGCCATTGCACAACCGCTTGGGTTTTCGCTGGGAGTTTGGCATTCACCGCTTTCATTTGCTGGGTCGGACAACTGCTGCCATAACCGATGTGATGGAGTTCATGCGCCAGGGTGTTTTCAAAGCGGCTTTGACTCACCATTGGGTCAAGATAAAGAAAAATCGCCGGGTCGCTATTGACCTCGAAAACGAAACTGTTTTCCTGCGGTTTAATCATCGGATAAATTTTCGCTTGAATTCGGGCATTTTTAGGCAAATAGGCGAGCGCGCGACCGGCAACCGCCTGCACGTCTGCGCCTTGCCAACTCTTTAAGGTTTCAGCAAGCGCCGTCGCTTTTTGCGCGAGCGCATCCGAGAGCATAAACTCTTTGAACTCTTCGTCGGTAAACGGACGTTTGAATTGCGCTTCACGTTTTTTCAACCGCACATAACCTTCACTGTTAAACAGTCTCGACCAATCGCTTTCGCTTAGCGGTTGATTCCGTTGTTTTTTTTCGATGATGGCAAGCGCCGCTTCGGCTTCCGCTGTATCGATTTTCACATTGACCTTCGTCTGGCTCCGGGCATTTGCAAAAACTTGTAAGCTTAATGCAAGAAACAGGCAAAAACTTGCAAATAATTTGTTAAATAGAAAAGCTCTGACCTTCATACATTCACCTCGCAACCACAAACTGGTTTGCGCGAATCTTTGTTCCCTTAAAAATTGAGACGAGACGTTAGTTGGAACGGTTGAGTTATTCGCTAGTCAAATAAAAAAGCCTGAAAGGCTTTTACCCTTCAGGCTGAAGAACCGAGTTTAAAGTTATTTGCTTTGCGAACTATTTGCCGACGATGTCGCCTTTCAATGAAGCGAGCGCGCCGAGCAATTCATTCTTTTCGGCTGCCGGAACGTTGAATTTGTCTAAAGCTTTCACCAGGTCTTCAACCAGTGCGCCGAAATCGGCATCGCTGATATTCATGCCTTTGTGAGCTTTTTCCATGTTTTTGCCTTTGTATTTGCAGGGTCCGCCGGTGGCTTCGCAAATCTGGTCAATCAGGTTGTTGCGCAATTTGGCAACCTGTTTCTGATCCTTAACCGTATCGGCGAAAAATTTGTTGATGCGATCATCCCCGACAACATTTTTGAGGAATTCATCGACCACTGCGGTAATCGCTTCTTTCTTGCCCAGACGCTCATACAACGATTTTTTCATTCCGTCTTCTGCAAACACCGAACCAATCGCCAAGGCACACACAACCATCATCACTGTCAATATTCTTTTCATATTCAGCCAATCCTTTCAGAGTTTGTTAATGATTAAATACGCAATAAAGCCATCTAATTTTTTAGATCTTTTTGCGTTTGCGATTTACACAGGGATTTACGCGAGTCCCACAAAATCGGATTTGTTTTGGGTTTTTACGGAAAAAAATATTTCAAAAAATAATTGCCGGTCATGTTTACCACCGCTGAAAAAATCAATCAGCCGTCTCGTCCGCCTTAACTTTCAATCAACCGCCGCAATCAAACAGCTATTTGCCAAAAAATCGCAAGGTCAATCCCACAGTGACAGTTATCGGATAACCGGGGGTTGCATGGATGCGGGCAATCGCTGCCTCACCCGGTCGCACACGCGATGCAAAATAGTTCTGGGTTTCAAAATAGCGTTTATCGGTCAGGTTATCTATCGACAGGTTGACATCAACCCACGAGCGCAAGCGTTTGGCGAGGCTCAAATCCATCACGGTTAAACCGGATGCCAAGATGCCCGGGTCTTCGCCATCCAGCCGGTAGCTGTTGGTATAACGCATCCGCAAAGAGCCACTAAATCCGCGCCAGTTGGTTAAAGTGAGCGCCGCATTGGAAACCACGTGCGGCGCGCTATCGACATAGACTCGCGGTGAAGTGCCGCGATAGTAAGCATTCATCACTTTAGTCACTCCGGCATTGAATGCAAGGTAGCGCGTCAGTTGCGCGGCAGTCTTCACTTCAAAGCCGCTGGCGCGACTTGGTCCTTTGAATTCGATGCTGCCATCATCGGGGATATAGACCTGCTCATTTGAGCGATCAATCAAAAACAGGTCGCCGCTTACCGACAGGCGTTTGAAATGATACGCTGTGCCCGCTTGATAAAAATCTGTCGTCGATACCCGTTCACCTTCGGGTCGTTGAACGATGCCGCGCGCATCCTGACTGGAAATGCCTCTGCCGTAATTGAAATAAAAATTCGCGGGGATTTGCGCCGATGGCGTCAATGCGAAACTGGCTTTCGGTTGAAAGCGCGCGGCACTGCGCGCGCCGGAAAATTCGGGCACGATTTTATCTTCGACATTGAAATGAAAATAGTCATACCGCAATCCGCCCGTCACTCTCAATCGCGCATTCAGTAAATCAATGGTGTTTTGCGCGTAACCAGCCGCATTGGTGACCTTCGCCTGGGCTTTGCTTGCCGTGGCAATCGGATTGCGGGTTACGGTGTTATACAACCCGACATTGATTTGATTGGCATGAAAATTTGCGCCGCTCACCAACAGCGCGCTTTGTCCGAATAGTTTATAAGGTTTTAACAATTGCACATTCGCGCCTTCCTGCAACCGCGAATCGTGTTGTTGAATTTCATCGCCATTGATTTCGTCATTCAAAAAGAAGGTGAAATTTGAAAACAAATCAAACAACGAACGCGCCATAAAAGTATCGGCTTTCAATATCGCGCCCGACGCGAAATCTCTGCGGTAATAGATGCCGGCGTTAGCGGTTTTGATTCTGCCGCCATTATCCGGGTCAATAACCCCGAAACGGTCAAGACGCCCGGCGGCAACTTCATCAAGCGGAATTTGTCCCGATGAATAAAAGTTATTGCGCCCGAAATTAAATTTAACGCCAAGCTTCTCCTCCATATTCAACCGGTGGGTGTAATTTGCTGTGAGGTTATCGCGCCGGTAACGCAAGGGATTCACAAAAGGTCCGTCGCTTTGCGAGAGTTCGTAAGCCAGGATAGCATCGGCGGATTTGAGTTGCGGGCTATAAGCTAAAAAATTTCTAAAGGAATCAAACGACCCGCCCTGTAGTCGCAAAGTGAGTTGTTGCGGAAGCGTTTCTTTCAATCGAATGTGCACCACCCCAAGCCCCGAAAAATCGCCGTATTCGGCGCTGAACGGCCCGTTCAAAATATCGACATCTTCGACCAGTTCCGGGGTGAGCGATTTGAGTTGCCCAAGATAACCTTGCCCGTGTCCTTGGGTGCTCTGGTTTTGCTGAACGTTATCGACCAGAACTTTCAGACCGCCGCTTACGCCGCCGTGGTCTAAATTGAAACCGAACCGGCGCACCTCTACGGATTTGCCGCCGCCTTCGTGTTGCCCTGCGTTAATCCCCGCGTCGAGGGTATGAAAAATCTGGTCGTCTCTGGCAAACAAGGTGTTTTTATAGATGGCATCGTTTTTCCGATCAATCGCCGGTTCCAACTGGGTTGCCGTAATCACTATGCTTTCGTGAACCGGCGGCACCGAAAAACGAATCTGTAGGGTGAGATTTTCCGCCGTTTCGTTTGCACTGAACTCGCGGGTTTGCGCAATCACATATTTGCCCTCGATGCGCAACGTAAACGCCGAATGCGGAATCAGCAAATTAAATTGCCCATCCCCATCCGTCACCGTTTTTAATTCGCCTGATGGGGAATTAATAATCAGCGTCACGCCTGCGACCGATTCATTTTTTTCATTGACCACAATCCCCGACAAGGCGCGTTTCGTAGCGGTCTGCGCCGGCGCGGTCACCAGACAAACCATCAATCCAATTAAGGTTATTACAAATTTTATCGCTTTCATCTTTGTCATTAACGGCTCAACAATTACAATGCCCATTCTTGTACATTTAAGGTACGGGTTTCGACGAAGAGTAGATTTGTAACCTGAAAAACTTTTTAATGCCAGTTAGATAATTATGAAAAAGAGCGCAGAGGTTGTCATCATCGGCGGCGGGTGTATGGGCGCAAGTGTGGCTTTTCATCTCGCGCGTCGCGGTGTAAAAGATGTCGTTTTGGTTGAACGTGAACCCTGGTTGGCAATGGGTTCGACGGGACGCAACGCCGGAGGCTTTCGCCATCAATTTTCCAGTGAACTCAATGTAAAGCTCTCCATTGAATCCATCCGATTGATGCGAAATTTCAAAGAAGCGGTCGGTTACGAGATTGATTTTCACCCGCACGGTTATCTGTTTTTACTCTCCAACGAAAACGATGTCGCCGCCTTCCGGCAAAACATCGAGATGCAACGGCGACTGGGCATCGAGGTTGAACTCATCACCCCCGATGATGCTAAAAAATTAGCACGAGGGTTGAAAACCGATGGGTTAATGGCAGCAAGCTTTTGCCCGCAGGATGGCATTGCCGACCCGAACGGCGTAACCCTTGGGTTTGCCAAAGCGGCGCAGGCGGCAGGCGTGGACATTGTCAAAGAAACCGTCGTGACCGGCATCAAAACCACAAACCATAAGGTCACTGAAGTTGAAACCACGCAAGGTACGATTGCGACGCCTCGCGTGGTCAACGCCGCAGGTCCCCTTGCGCGCGAAATCGGGCAGATGGTCGGGCTTGATATCCCTGTGCTTCCCTTTCGCCGTCACATCTTCATCACCGAACCGCTTGGCGAACGCGCCCACCTTGCGCCGACTTCGCGGATTATGGTTATCGATTTTGCGACGACTTTTTATTTTCATCGCGAAGGCGCAGGTGTGCTGTTTGGCATGTCTGACCGCGACGAGCCGACGAGTTTTAATCTGTCGGTCAGTTGGGAATTTTTAGAAAAGGTTTATGCAAGCGCCGCCGGACGTTTGCCGGTGCTAACGGATTTGGGTATCGCGCATGCGTGGGCTGGGCTTTATGAAGTGTCGCCCGATGGCAATCCGATTATTGATGAAGCAGAGACCGTAAAAGGGTTTTATATGATTAACGGCTTCAGCGGACATGGCTTTCAACATTCACCGGCTGCCGGTCGTCTGCTTGCCGATTTGATGATTGATGGCGTGGTCAAGGATTTGGATATTTCACCATTTTCATTCACGCGATTTGCCAATGGCGAAAGCCAGGGTGAATTGAATGTTGTGTAATTGAGATTGATTTTCAGAGCGACAACTGAATAACGCAGTCCGGCATTTGAATTTGTGAGAGCCAACATTTGCATTGCATTATTTATACTTCCTGCAAAGAGAGCGGTCGGGGACTTTTTCCGTCAATATCAGTAAACCCGTATTCCCGGGCAAGCGTTGCCGCAATCAAGACTTTGCCGCTTCGTTCCATTCGTTTTGCATCAGCCACAAGCCCTGCAACCGCGCGTCCAATAAATTGCGGCGATTCGGAATTGCTGAGGTCAAGCCATGCGGCTGCCTGCATCACCTTTTCGGTTCTTACCAGTCCCGGATAAAGCGATACAACGGCAACATTGTGCTCGCGAAGTTCGTGCGCCATATCCGCAGTCATTTTGTCGGTCGCGGCTTTCGCTACCCCGTAAGCGACATTGCCAATAAATTTTTGCGCCGCCCAGAATGAGATATTGATGATTACACCGCTGCGCGCAGCCACCATCACCTGCGCCGCCAACTGACTGGCGACATACGCGGCACGCACTCCTGCTTGAAACATCGCATCCCATCGCCATAAGGGTTGTTGCCAGAATGGACGCGACCAGGTGAACTCGCCGTTTTCAATCATGTTTTCGTAGCCGCCCCAAACGTTGTTCACCAGTACATCGAGTCGTCCTTGTTCCTGGAGAATTCGTTGAAATGCCGCTTGCACCTGAGCGTCATCGCGATGGTCACAGCAAAGCGCCAATTTAGCGTCACTGATGTATTGCATATCTTCAACGGTTCGTCCGGTGATATAAACCGTCGCGCCCGCCTCCATCAATTCGAGCGCAATGCCTTTGCCAACACCGCGACTCGCGCCCGTAACCAACGCTATTTTGCCTTGCAACTCAACCATCAGGCACTCTCCTTTCTAAGTTCCCTGCCCATCGAGGCGCTGGCTTGCGCCTGACTTCGCGCATCACCTATAGTTTGTCGGCTTCGATTTTGTTTTCTATTTCCGAAATGACCATGCATATCTTTCGTTATTCCAATTCGCAGGGCGCGCGCTTGGGTTTAAAAATCGATGGTGAGGATTATGACCTCAGCGCCGTCGCCAGAGCCTTCACCGATCTCTCCACCTGGCTTTCTCTGTCTGACCCGGTCGCCGCCATCTACGATGCGCTTTCGCGCGCCCGCGAGTTCCCGCTGACCGAAAGCCCATCAATTCTTGCGCCGCTTGATTCGCAAGAAGTCTGGGCGAGCGGGGTGACTTACCTGCGCTCGAAAGTTGCGCGTATGGAAGAGAGCGAACAGGGCGGCGATTTTTACGATCTGGTTTACGATGCCGAGCGCCCTGAGCTTTTTTTAAAAGCGACCCCTGCCCGCGTTGTCGGCACAGGACAACCGATTCGCATCCGCCGCGATTCCGCCTGGAATGTGCCTGAACCTGAACTGGCGCTGGTGCTTGCTGTAAGCGGCGCGATTGTCGGATACACCATCGGCAATGATGTGTCCTCACGCTCGATTGAAGGCGAAAACCCACTCTACCTTCCACAAGCCAAAGTTTACGACGGATGTTGCGCCCTGGGACCGGTTATCGCTTTGAACGATGGCAACCCAAGCATACGCACAATCCAGATAACGATTGCGCGCGATGCTGAGATGATATTCACAGGCGAGACTTCAACTGCGCAGATGCGACGCGCTCCGGAAGAACTTGCGGCTTACCTGTTTCGTGAACTGACCTTTGCGGCAGGCGTATTCCTGCTGACCGGAACCGGCATCGTACCGCCTGACGAATTCACACTACAATCGGGCGACCTGGTGAGCATCAACATCACCGGCATCGGCACTTTGGAAAACCCCGTAGCCTGAAGCCTGCTCAACCCAGATTGAGCAGGTCACCATGCAGGTTCAGCAAGCGATTTATCTGGAAGCCGCTGCGTCAGGAATCGCTTCGCGACACCAGTAAACAAAATCGGTTGCGGCGGGTTCTGCGCCGATGGCGCGAAGGAGGTGAGCGATTTGCCCGCGATGATACCACGAATGCCCGAAGAGTTGCGTGAGAATGTCTCCGATGGTGTTTTTGAATTTACCGCCGTCAAAGGCTTGATAGACAAATGACCGCTGGAGTCCCTCATCATCCAACTGGTTAAGATAATTTTTCCAGACCTGATGAACTTCATCGGCGATGGATTGTAATGATTCCAGTGCCACACCTCGCGGGAAAAGTTCAGTCACCGCTTCATTGGCAACCCCAAAGCGATAGAGCCACAACTTTCTCGCGCACATCAAATGGGCAAACAAATCGACAGCTTCTTGAAATGCCGGTAATTTCCGCAAATCATCGGCAACGCCGTTCAATGAATCGATGGTTTGCTGATGGGCATCCATTTCATAATCAAACCAGCGACGAAAACGTTCGACATTTTCGGTTGTCATCATTCCCTCTTATTCAATTAAATAGTTTACTGACTCGCCCGCCAACTTCTGACAATTTGCAAACCGCTTTCCGGCGTCCAACGACGGGCAACGACCGCTTCATCTTCGACGATGTTGAAGGCGGCGCTTTCAATATCAATCGAAAACAGGTGAAACTCCGGTTCATCGGGCTTCCACCCGATGAGTTCAAATAAAGTGTCGCAATAGCGCTTGCGCATTGCCAAATCCGTAATCGCTATTGCGCGACCATATAATTTGAATTCGCCTTCGGTGCCATCTTTTTTGCTGATGGTGTTATGAATCGTGCAACGCGGGTCGCGCAGTAAATCCAAAGCCTTGCGCGATTGCCAGATCATTCCAAGATAGAGATGCCCATCAACGATGAACGCTTCAACCGGAGTGATACGCGGAAAGCCGTTTTTCCTGAGCGTTCCCAGCAATATCATGCCGCTTGCCGCAAACCGCGTTTCGCCGAGCCTGGCAAGTTCCGGCGCAGCTTTTTTGAACTCTTCCCAAATCATAAAATGCCTGATCGAGCGTTGCAGCGAACTACCGGTGATGCATTTAATTTCCCAGACCCAAAAGCGCGCGCAAGCGTTGATCGCGCAAAAACAGCACGCCCCAAACCAACACCCCAAAGATGACCGGCAGCAAAATCGAAAAGAGCGAATCGCCGACGCGCACATGGGTCGCGGTTGCTCCGCCAAGATAACCGGTCAGTAAAATCGCGCCCACAATGGAGGTGCGCGGAATCATATACAGCACGGTGCTCACCAACAAAGTAATACCCATCAGCAGTAGTGAACTTTCCGGGTATCCCAGATATACGGTTGCCTTCACGACCTCTTCCGGCTTAATCAATTTCATCAAGCCGTCAAGCAGAAAAAACAGGACGGTCAGTCCGCTCAGGATGCGTCCAACCCAAAGTGCGGTTTTAGAAACTGTAGGGGTTTGTATACTCGATTGCATAAATTGACCTCGCTCCATAATCGGTTAAAAAAAATCGCGCACATCCTGTCAACTTCAACAGGATGTGCGCCGGAGGGTTGTCTGTGAACTGAAACATTTTTCAAGTATGAAAAAAACGGTCAGGCAGTTTTCTCACCATCAGATGGAACAGGCAAATAGGTTGCAATCACCACCCCGTTGTTTGTTGCCTTGACATCACGCAGTTGGAGATTGATTGGCGTTCCACCATCAATAAAGAGATGGCGACCGCTTCCCAGAACCAGTGGGTGAATCAACAACACATATTCATCCACCAGATGCCACTGCATTAACGATTGGCTTAACACACCGCTGCCGAATACCATCAGGTCTCTCGCTTGCTCTTTTTTAAACTGCTCCAGCGCCTTTGCCACATCGCCCTGAATAAGTTTGGAGTTCATCCACGGGAGCGGCTCGGTAAGCGTAGTCGAGACCACATATTTAAGAAGGTTGTTGAGCGTTTCTGAAATCGGGTTATCGGTTTGCGTCGGCCAAAATGCAGCAAAGCGTTCATAGGTCACTCGACCAAAGAGCAACGCTCCAAGGTTAGCGAAGGCGGCGCTGACTTCGGGCTGTTGCATGGCGGCAAAGGGTTCCGCCCAACCGCCGTACCGGAAGCCATCACGCGGGTCTTCGTCCCGATGACCGGGCGCTTGCATAACGCCATCAAGGGTCAAATTTGTAATTACAATGATCTTTCCCATGCTCAGCCTCCTATTGATGAGGGGTTCACCACGTTGAGTTGAACGGTAACCGCCCAAACAGAAGGGTAGGCGTTGCAGCGCCATCAAGCCTTACTCGTATCCTGCATTTCCGGATAGGGAATGCCTTTCCCCATCTCGATATATTGCTTGAGACTGATACCAACGAAGAACGCCCACCCTTGATTGCAGACCTCATAACACGGCGATTCCCGATAGCCTGCCTGCGAGAAATCGATTTGTGTACCGGTTCCCTGCGGGACGAGGGCAAAAGTAATCGTCGTGCCTTCCCAGGCATTGGTGTTCTGCATATTCGATCTCAGACATTTCCACACCACCGGACTCAGTACATCGCCGCGCGTCATCTGAAGTTCGACTTCCCAGCCATAGCCGCTCCAACCGAGCGTGCCTTTGCCATCCTTGATGAGCGCTTCTTTCGTCCACCAGTTTTGAATATGCCTCTCCTCCATCAGTGCGTCTGCAATGGTATCGACCGGTGCATTGATAAAAAATGAATGGCGAATTTCTTTGCTTATCATATCAGCTTTCACTATGCCTGACTCCAATCCTTTGCTGTCCCGATGTCGGTGAAATCAACTGCATTGCCCGGAACTGAAATGTTCATCGTGACGCCGTTTCATCTCTTCGGGTGAGACATCTTCAACGTGTGTGGCAATCCACCAGGTTACTCCCGAACTATCCTGCACGCCGGCATTG harbors:
- a CDS encoding DUF5700 domain-containing putative Zn-dependent protease encodes the protein MKIDTAEAEAALAIIEKKQRNQPLSESDWSRLFNSEGYVRLKKREAQFKRPFTDEEFKEFMLSDALAQKATALAETLKSWQGADVQAVAGRALAYLPKNARIQAKIYPMIKPQENSFVFEVNSDPAIFLYLDPMVSQSRFENTLAHELHHIGYGSSCPTQQMKAVNAKLPAKTQAVVQWLGAFGEGFAMIAAAGGADVHPHAVSNDEERIRWDKDVANFNQDLRTVEKFFFDVLENRLNEEEENKMGFSFFGVQGAWYTVGWKMCVVIEKTLGREKLIEAFCDQKLLLPTYNAAVKKYNQAHNQSLVEWSPKLIQAINGAIK
- a CDS encoding group 1 truncated hemoglobin yields the protein MKRILTVMMVVCALAIGSVFAEDGMKKSLYERLGKKEAITAVVDEFLKNVVGDDRINKFFADTVKDQKQVAKLRNNLIDQICEATGGPCKYKGKNMEKAHKGMNISDADFGALVEDLVKALDKFNVPAAEKNELLGALASLKGDIVGK
- a CDS encoding TonB-dependent receptor; amino-acid sequence: MTKMKAIKFVITLIGLMVCLVTAPAQTATKRALSGIVVNEKNESVAGVTLIINSPSGELKTVTDGDGQFNLLIPHSAFTLRIEGKYVIAQTREFSANETAENLTLQIRFSVPPVHESIVITATQLEPAIDRKNDAIYKNTLFARDDQIFHTLDAGINAGQHEGGGKSVEVRRFGFNLDHGGVSGGLKVLVDNVQQNQSTQGHGQGYLGQLKSLTPELVEDVDILNGPFSAEYGDFSGLGVVHIRLKETLPQQLTLRLQGGSFDSFRNFLAYSPQLKSADAILAYELSQSDGPFVNPLRYRRDNLTANYTHRLNMEEKLGVKFNFGRNNFYSSGQIPLDEVAAGRLDRFGVIDPDNGGRIKTANAGIYYRRDFASGAILKADTFMARSLFDLFSNFTFFLNDEINGDEIQQHDSRLQEGANVQLLKPYKLFGQSALLVSGANFHANQINVGLYNTVTRNPIATASKAQAKVTNAAGYAQNTIDLLNARLRVTGGLRYDYFHFNVEDKIVPEFSGARSAARFQPKASFALTPSAQIPANFYFNYGRGISSQDARGIVQRPEGERVSTTDFYQAGTAYHFKRLSVSGDLFLIDRSNEQVYIPDDGSIEFKGPSRASGFEVKTAAQLTRYLAFNAGVTKVMNAYYRGTSPRVYVDSAPHVVSNAALTLTNWRGFSGSLRMRYTNSYRLDGEDPGILASGLTVMDLSLAKRLRSWVDVNLSIDNLTDKRYFETQNYFASRVRPGEAAIARIHATPGYPITVTVGLTLRFFGK
- a CDS encoding FAD-binding oxidoreductase; this translates as MKKSAEVVIIGGGCMGASVAFHLARRGVKDVVLVEREPWLAMGSTGRNAGGFRHQFSSELNVKLSIESIRLMRNFKEAVGYEIDFHPHGYLFLLSNENDVAAFRQNIEMQRRLGIEVELITPDDAKKLARGLKTDGLMAASFCPQDGIADPNGVTLGFAKAAQAAGVDIVKETVVTGIKTTNHKVTEVETTQGTIATPRVVNAAGPLAREIGQMVGLDIPVLPFRRHIFITEPLGERAHLAPTSRIMVIDFATTFYFHREGAGVLFGMSDRDEPTSFNLSVSWEFLEKVYASAAGRLPVLTDLGIAHAWAGLYEVSPDGNPIIDEAETVKGFYMINGFSGHGFQHSPAAGRLLADLMIDGVVKDLDISPFSFTRFANGESQGELNVV
- a CDS encoding SDR family NAD(P)-dependent oxidoreductase, whose amino-acid sequence is MVELQGKIALVTGASRGVGKGIALELMEAGATVYITGRTVEDMQYISDAKLALCCDHRDDAQVQAAFQRILQEQGRLDVLVNNVWGGYENMIENGEFTWSRPFWQQPLWRWDAMFQAGVRAAYVASQLAAQVMVAARSGVIINISFWAAQKFIGNVAYGVAKAATDKMTADMAHELREHNVAVVSLYPGLVRTEKVMQAAAWLDLSNSESPQFIGRAVAGLVADAKRMERSGKVLIAATLAREYGFTDIDGKSPRPLSLQEV
- a CDS encoding fumarylacetoacetate hydrolase family protein; this translates as MTMHIFRYSNSQGARLGLKIDGEDYDLSAVARAFTDLSTWLSLSDPVAAIYDALSRAREFPLTESPSILAPLDSQEVWASGVTYLRSKVARMEESEQGGDFYDLVYDAERPELFLKATPARVVGTGQPIRIRRDSAWNVPEPELALVLAVSGAIVGYTIGNDVSSRSIEGENPLYLPQAKVYDGCCALGPVIALNDGNPSIRTIQITIARDAEMIFTGETSTAQMRRAPEELAAYLFRELTFAAGVFLLTGTGIVPPDEFTLQSGDLVSINITGIGTLENPVA
- a CDS encoding DinB family protein; this translates as MMTTENVERFRRWFDYEMDAHQQTIDSLNGVADDLRKLPAFQEAVDLFAHLMCARKLWLYRFGVANEAVTELFPRGVALESLQSIADEVHQVWKNYLNQLDDEGLQRSFVYQAFDGGKFKNTIGDILTQLFGHSWYHRGQIAHLLRAIGAEPAATDFVYWCREAIPDAAASR
- a CDS encoding pyridoxamine 5'-phosphate oxidase family protein, with translation MIWEEFKKAAPELARLGETRFAASGMILLGTLRKNGFPRITPVEAFIVDGHLYLGMIWQSRKALDLLRDPRCTIHNTISKKDGTEGEFKLYGRAIAITDLAMRKRYCDTLFELIGWKPDEPEFHLFSIDIESAAFNIVEDEAVVARRWTPESGLQIVRSWRASQ
- a CDS encoding DoxX family protein — encoded protein: MQSSIQTPTVSKTALWVGRILSGLTVLFFLLDGLMKLIKPEEVVKATVYLGYPESSLLLMGITLLVSTVLYMIPRTSIVGAILLTGYLGGATATHVRVGDSLFSILLPVIFGVLVWGVLFLRDQRLRALLGLGN
- a CDS encoding dihydrofolate reductase family protein, with translation MGKIIVITNLTLDGVMQAPGHRDEDPRDGFRYGGWAEPFAAMQQPEVSAAFANLGALLFGRVTYERFAAFWPTQTDNPISETLNNLLKYVVSTTLTEPLPWMNSKLIQGDVAKALEQFKKEQARDLMVFGSGVLSQSLMQWHLVDEYVLLIHPLVLGSGRHLFIDGGTPINLQLRDVKATNNGVVIATYLPVPSDGEKTA
- a CDS encoding SRPBCC domain-containing protein — its product is MISKEIRHSFFINAPVDTIADALMEERHIQNWWTKEALIKDGKGTLGWSGYGWEVELQMTRGDVLSPVVWKCLRSNMQNTNAWEGTTITFALVPQGTGTQIDFSQAGYRESPCYEVCNQGWAFFVGISLKQYIEMGKGIPYPEMQDTSKA